TACTgtgtagaaaaaataaacttacagTGAATAAATAAACTAACAGCTTTATATATCAAGTTATATATGGAGTATAAAaagtagttatatatatatacatatatataagtgtgtgtgttcTACAGTATAAATATGctatatacttaaatatttcgCGTGACAGAACATTATTTcatctgttttcagttttgtaCATTAAAATACGTCTGGCAGTTGGGGTCTCCCCTGATCTCTGGAGACCCTGGGATCCTCTTCCCATTCCAAGGGTAGACGCACCAGCAGAGCCTCTCCTCTCCAGCCAGGGATGTCTCACACTGCAAAGACAAGACCAAGGTCAAGAGCAGCAGATGACAAGGTGACAGGGGAATGTAGAGTCATAGCTGGCCCTTTTTTCAGTGCAGCCAAGCACTGCAGAGCCAAGCCAATAGTCCCGGCTGTGAAACCAGCTGCCAATGATGCCGGTAAATCTCACGCCCTCCTGGTTCTCATCATAAAATAGAGACAGTGACTGAGTGGCACATGCAATAATGACTTCTCACGTGTGTTAAACAGCACAGCGTGTGCACAGCTGTCTGCTTCATAGCCCAATGTCAGGGGAGCCCAACCCAGAGGGAACATGTCTCATGTGTACCCCACTGTGCATTGCCTGTGAAGCAGGGCCTAGTCCTCAATTTCTCTCAATAAAATCTACAGAACCTGTACTTCACTGAGGCTTAAAGCACTCCTCAACATGAAATCTTGGTCTGTTTGATCTCATTTATTATCTGGCAGGCCACAAAAATGTTGTTGTGTTTTATTAGACAGTTCAGAGAGAAAGTGTAAAAGCTGTACAAATAGATACTTGCTTTTCTATGTTAAGTATGTTCCCTTACTCTCTTGTATAAGTGAGGAACCTGAGATCCAAGCATTATGGGGCCTAGGAAAGTCTTCCATAGCTATTGGCTTGCTGAGTGATGGAGCTCAGGCTTAGCCCCAGGGCCCCTGGTCCAGTGCAGGTTTTCCTCCTCTGGTGGTGACACATTGACCTGTTCAATAGGCTATCTTCGCCTAGATATTCCAGGTTCCCAGAGGGGTGGATCTGGCTCAAGACAACCAGTTCTGGTGTCTACTTTGGAGGGGATATTCTTTGCCATGAATGACCATGGCTTGGCAGGAATGTAGGGCAGGAGTCCCTTTCACCCTGACGACACACACTGGCAAGGCCACCTACCTGTCTGCTGTGATAAAATCCATTCTTGTTGCAGTTTGGCAGGTAAAATTTGGAAATGTCCTCTCCTGATGTCTCCTGTGCCTTGGTTAAACTCTCTACGACTCTGTAGAGTTCTATTCGGCAGGGCTCCTAAGAGAATAACTTTACATTAGGATATCTAACAAGACACGGTGAATTATCAGCTTAGACAATGACAGATGGAAGAGGTTTTGTAGAAGCAGGGGTGGCCCTATGATCTGGCCATGGGGACCTGGGACTAGGTGTCATGTGATGTGCTCCCACTGGGCCTCTTTTTCCCACCTGTGGTTAGTCTGTCTTGAGTTGTTCAGATAAAGAACAAGAACACCATTCTCTCCCTCACCAAACACTCTCCCAACACCTGCACAGAAACATCCCCAGGCAAGAACCTCACCAACACCACACAACTCTTCCCAACTCCTCCTGCCACCTACTGAATACTTTGGGCACCCGCCATCTGGTTAGAAGAAGAGTGGGCATAGCTCTTAATTAAGAATTTAGCAGAAGAGATTTCTAGATTTTGAATAACTTTCCTCTGTAATCTACAATGTTATTTTACATAAACTAAATCAAGTGAGGATTAAGGCATTCATTTGGATAATTTAACAATTAACTTTCCTCCATTTATCGTTATTCTCAGATTAAATTCCAAAGTGTTGAGAAAATGGTTTAATCCTCCCTTTTTCTGGGAGGGCATGTTTGTGgaagtaatttttttcctcaaatcaaGTCACTCCGACTTTGATTCTCTGTCGCCCTCAAGTGGTAGAATTCAAAACAGACATTAATTAAGATAATGGGGAGTTGatgtttgggaagatgaaaattcTGAAGGTAGATATTGGTGGTGGTTGCAGAATAACGTGCATTACTTATTgttacttaatgccacagaaatCTATGCTTTAAAATAGTTAATGATGTATattacttaatgccacagaaacCTATGCTTCAAAATAgttaaaacagtaaattttatgtctttattttgacaatttttttaaagggaagcaAATGATACAATGGAGGTGAAAGCAGTCAGGGCCTTGTACTAAGTTTTGGAACAATGTAACTCAAAGCTCTGACACCCTTATTTAGAGAGGAGCTCAGAGACATGAAGTAACCTATTATCAGGAACTACATTTTCTTTGCATCCAGTAGGCATCTCTCCTGAAAGTCCTTGTGTTCACAGCTTGAGAAAGTTTAGCTGAGAAATGGCCACTAGGTTTGGGGGGAAAGCATTTCTTTCCAGGACATCAGGACCAGGAAGGAGTGGACCAGGTCTGCTTGTCACAGCCAACTCAAGCTACAGCCTCTGACAGGAGAGTTCCCACCACCCACCTGCTGGGCCTCACCTTCCATTTTTTGACGTTGGTGACATGGACAGCCTTCGAGCTATCATAGGTACCGATGGCATCCCAAAGAGTGGAATGATCCTCTTCAGAAGGGGCCATCAGATGGAAATTATCCAGGAGCTCCTCCTCAGTTATCTCTGTGCTCTCTGGGCTTTCAGGGCTCCCTGCCAGGAAACATTGCAGACCCCATGAGCCCTCCCAAAGCATCCGCACCTCCGGGCCCCCACGAGATCACTTCCTTCCctcaaaaccagtctgggccaTGAGGATGGCCACATTCCTTAACCCAATTTTCACTGACTCTCACTGTAAAGGACCTTGTAATGGTTTCCAGGAAGAGAAATGACAACAGCAATGCCAGCTCTGTTCCTGACAGTTCTAAGTTTTGGGGACTGGCAAGGATGCCCCACGTTTCCGCTTTTAAAGCAGCAGGGGAGCAGAGCAACAAACGCATTTGCTGAGGCTGAGAACAACCCCAAAGAAGCCAGGATTAAAGTTCAATTCCTAACCGCATTAGTGGGGCGTGTGGtaacctcagcttccccatcctTAAAAAGGGGATTTTACTAATATCCCTGAATGAACGGTACAGTTCATCTAGAAGTGGAGTCTAGAATGCAGCTCTCCTGACCCAAAGTACTACCCTCTTCTATTTTGGGGCCCCTGCCTTCCCACATCCTAAGGGACTTCTCTGCAACACCCCCAACCCACCCTCGTGCCAAGAGGATCTTGCAGATAGAGTCCAAAGGTGCATGAACAGAATCAGAAAACTGGCTGTAAGGGACCCCCTGTGGAAATTAATCTCCTTGAGGATCAGTGAGAGGACTCCCTTTCATTTCCTCTAAAGGGCAGAGAATCCGCAAGAAAACCCTGTTGCCTCCTTGGAAGGGTCACTgactctcacacactcactctAACACCCTATCAGGGTATGGAAGTCCTGATTCCTCCGAGAATGGCACAGGACGTGCAAGCAGCCCAGATGAGGAGATAGGGGCTGGAGTAGAGAAAGAGGCATTTCCTCCACTTCCCGCTACAAACAAATGCCTGCTTAAATCCAGGAAAGAACCTGATTGTCATGTTCTTAGGGGGCAACATACACATCAAACATTGTTTTTCTATGGCAATGAATGGAAGTGAAGCTTTTAGCCTCAACTCTCACATTATGTTCTGTAAACATCTGGGTAGCACATACTGTATCCAGGACGTATATTACAAAGGACATTCCAAACACCTCCTGGGGAGGCCAGCAGGAGGGATTCCCTTCTTAGGCCTTCCCGGATGCTCCAGCCACTGGGGCTGCCCACGTGCTGGCAACGAGACTGGTGGGGGACCCAGGGTGGCAACCCGACTGAGGAAGGCAGCCCCACCGCCTCCCTCTACTCTTGCTGTCTGGGTATCTAAAGATCACTGGGCTACGACGAGGGCCAAGTGCGAGCTTCCTCCTTGAGTCTCCACTAAGCTATGTGTGCCCTGGAacatcttccttcttttcccaggGCACGTCCTGCCAAGACCATGCAATGATCGGTCTCCACTCCAAGCTCCTTCCCCAACTACGTGCTCTGGTTTCAAGCGCTAATTGTGGACAAGCCCCTGCCCGGCTCCAGCCCCACCCAGTAGTTAGGGGAGTGGGGACGGGAGGTGCCGGTGGGCCAGGAGGTGCCGGGGCAGGGGCGGGACTGTGGTACCTGCAGCCTCGGCATTGGAAGCGGAGGCGTCAGAGTCCTGCACGCAGGCGCCTTGGCCGCGGGTAAGGGCGTGCAGGGGTTGCTGCTCCCCCGGCAGCGCGCGGCAACTGAGTCCCCGGGCGCAGCGTGCAGTGGCCACGCCGCACGCGGCGCCCAGAGGCAGGGCGCACATCGGGCAGCAGCCGCAGCCAGCGGACCGGGTGACCTCCGAGCACAAGGCGGGCACCGGCGGGCAGAGAGCGAGCTTCTCAGCGGAGCAGGGCGCGCACTGCCACGGAGCGCTGGCTGTCACGCCGACCTGGACAGTCAGCAGGAGCAGTACCAGCCAGACGCGAGCAACGGGGACCTCTGACATCTCCAGGCGCGGGCAGCAGACAGGAGCCGAGGCTCTCTGGGCTGGTGGCGGCGGGCGGTGGCCCATACTCTGGACAAGCGACAGTGGAGCGGTGGCCAGTGCTCTCTGGGAGGGTGGCGGCGGCGCGGCGGCAGATGCTTGCTGGATGGGATGGCGGTGGCCGATGCTCGCTGGACACAGCGCGCGCCTTATAAAGGGCACAGGCCGCGCCACTTGCACCAGGAGGTTAATGATTGGCAGCGCGGCACGCTAGGAGCTGAGTGTTCAAAATAAGTTTGTTTTGCTAGTGCGCCCAAGGCCCTACGCAAACCgcaggtgggaggagggtaaACGGTTTTGATTTCATACTGTTTGTCCTGTTGTTAGGGGGTTCAGGCCCTGAGTTAAAGTCCAGTTCTAACAAGTGCTCAGCTGGGAGGGGGATGGCGTTTGTTTTTGTTAAAACGACAGCCCAGGCCCAGCTGGTCAGGCTCTTTAATTGACCCAGAAAAAGCCCTAGAGATCTCCTGCAAAGCGTCTCctgcaaaaatgaaaaactcCTGGGTAACACCAGCCCACCCAGCAGTTCTCAAATGCAGAAACCAAGGTCCCGCGTGAGGAAAGGCGAGATGGGGTTAGAATCCGGGTCTCTGCAAGCCCTAGCAGGTTAGCTGTGGAAAAGCCCAGAATTGCTTCTTTCTGCAGGAAAAAGTCTCCAAcctgcaaagaaaacaaaaacaaaacaaaacaaaaaaacacagttcATCCTAGGGCTCTGCCAAGCTCCCCAATCTCACTCTACCTCCAAGAGCCTTTCTCCTCTTTGGAGGGGCAGTTAAGAAGGTCTAACAAGGCCTTGTCAGCAGTGGAGCCAGGATCCCAGGGCACCTGTGACTTTCAGGCACAGGCCAGATATTTATCAGTAGCAAATGCAATGGTTTTCTCTTTAGTTAAAATTCTCATGTATTGGATATTCTCTTTCACAAGAAAGAAGTCACAAGAAGAAAATCCTTCAGAGAAAGTTAGAATCACGCTTATCTCCAGGAGTTGCAGGCTCTCCCCATGACTCCCTCCATGGCCTTCCAGGGGAGAGCTGTGATCAGGGAGCATGCCACGCTCTAGGCCTGCCCCTTGGCCTCTCCTGTGATCCCCAAACCCCACATTTTCCCACCCACCTGGCACCATCTTTGCCTCCCATTCCAGGCACAGGCTCTGGGCTACTCTACCTCCAGGCCTGGGCCTCCTGTTGTCCCTTCAGATCCTTTAGGAGTGGTGTTGCCAAACTGGGAAATTGGAGGTGGCTTGTCCAGCCCCTTGCTTTATAGAGGAGAACACTGAGGCCAGAGAAGGAAGGATATTGCCAGCTCAAAGTCACAGAGGCTATAATGGTGCATCCTGAAGAAGAATTCACTTTTCTGATGCCCACACAGTCCTGCTTACCGTAAGCAAGCCCTAAGTAAATGCCTTTCTCTGTAATCTGGCTAAAACACTCTAAAATAGTAGAGCATTGCTGAATCACCTCAAGCGACAGTCATTCTTACTTTCAAGGAAATGATCCCTGCTGTGCCCTTCAGGGCAGGTGTAAGGGCAGGTGAAAGTAATAACTGTCCTGAAATTCTGAAGCTGGAGCTAGAGCGGTCTGCTCGAACAATGCCACCCTCAGCTGTTTATCCTACAGATGACGAGACAGACGTGAGAGATCATTTTAAACTTATGTGAAAAGATACACGAGCCAATCCCTATCCTGAAGCCATACTgcaaacaacctaaatgcccatctcTAGGTGCTGGATACATAAATCCTGGGGCATGTTTCCACTGGAAGACAGAGAGCTATCAACAAGAAGGAGCAACTCTGATTTTCTGATAGGGAAAAATCTCTAAAATTCAAGTAAAGTGATTCAACTTAAGTAAAATCTCCTAGCTAAGTACAAATACTTAGTGTGGTACTGTTTGtgtacaataaaaataagatgagTGTATGCAACTGATTCTACATTTATTGCATGTTTTGGGAGGAATACATAAATTGATAGCAATGCCTTCTTGTGGGTGGTGGTGAAAAATGTGACTGAGGGACAGACTGGTTTTCCTTGCATACCCTTTCTTAACCTTCTGAATTTGTAGATATACTTACACTGTCTATTACACTATCAATCTAAAGAATAAccaaggggccgggcgcagtagctcacgcctataatcccaacactttgggaggctgaggtgggcagatcaccagagaacaggaattcgagaccagactgaccaacatggcaaaaccccatatctactaaaaatacaaaaattacccgggcgtggtggcaggcacctgtaatctcagctactcaggaggctgaggcaggagaatcgcttaaacccaggaggcagaggttgcagtgagccaagatcgcgccattacactccagcttgggagacaagagcgagactccgactcaaaaaataaaaataaaaaaataaccgAGTTGAAATTAATTGATGACCTCCTTTTCTCACCACTTTCCTGTTTCTGTGGCCTTCGGAAAGTGACTTGGATTTGCCAAGCTGGCTTTTGTTCTACCTCTAAAATCTCCAAAGAGTGATGGCCCCAGCATCTCCTGCAAAAATCAAAATAAGGTCAGTGAAGTCATTGCTGTTGGAAGTTTATGATTgtttgtcattatttctttacaGAGCAGAGTTTGGCATTTGGTAAAGGAACTGACCAacagttttcaattttttgacatttttaggGTAGATCCCTAAGCAATTTGATTTCCAGAAGAAGAATGTGTGCTCTGGattttctctctgacttcctcGGTTTGCAATCCGTGCCCACAcctgaaatgttttcttaatgAAACACATGAAAGAGGCAATTCTTTGGTAAATATCTGGAGgccacctgctgtgtgccaggcagtgtaCTTGGCCCTGGATTGTTGTGCACTTGCTCAGCATTCGTCCCACCCATCCTCCCTGAGGTCTTACTTCTCCTGCATGTAGTGAAAATTCGTGCCCTCAAGGATCGATTTCCCAAATGTTTTCCTTGCTTGCTTCATAGCGACAGCAAACCAAACAGCCCCCAAACGAGACAGAGCTCTCCTCCTACTCCTGACCCTCTGTCAACACAGATGGAGCCAGGCCCCTCCCTACAGGCCTGTGTAAGCcgtctgtccatctgtccatcgTGTGTGGGAGTGAGCAGCCCTGCCCTGGCAGGTCAGAGTCACAGCCGATGATGTGACTGCTCACACAGCCATTTCTGGAAACATTCGTGAATCCCCAAGCCCCACTGCCCCCTGGCAGGGGTCACAGCCTGGCCTGCCTTTCTCTGTAATCTTTGGTGCTCCCAGTGCTGACTCTCATGGctggctggggaggctggggaagcCTGACCCTAACCCCATGACTTTGGTCTTGCTGTTCTTAGCGCCTGAACTTCCATCACCCTATTATGCTCATCAAGTCCATGGTCTCTTCCATCCATTCCGGAAACTCTTTCTTGCAGGAATCTATCCTGATATCCCCCACCTCCTACAGCTGCCCCATCAGAATGAATTGCTCTTCCTTTCAGCTTCTCCATCTCAAGCTCCCAAGCTTCTGTCTGCATTCTTTTCCTCACCCAACAGTGACCGCAGTGGCGTGGAGGAGAGGTACTCTTCCAATGTGGGGCAGGTACTGAGCTAGGTGTGGGGGAAAGGGGTGATGGAATGCCCTACACTGAGCCACAGTCTTGCCCTCATTTAGCAGGATGATGGTCTGTCAAGGGCGGGCTACTTACAACCTACCTAGGATAAGTGAGGTGGGAAGAGACAGTAGATCTATTTGTGTCTGGGTATGTCTCCATAAGCTGCTGGCCATGGCTGGTCTTGGAGGGTAAGTGGCCTTCCCCCAAGCAGCAAAGGAATGGGGTGTTCAATGTGGGAGAATAGACATGATGGTGGGGTGATGGCAGACAGGTGGGAAGAGTGCAGTGTGTTCAGGGAAGAGCCAGTAGTTCTACCTGCTGGGAGCTGGAATAACAGGCAGGGAGTGGCAGGGGAGCAGGCACAAAGAGGCCTGGAGGCTGTGCAAAGGGGTTTAGACTCCTCGTTAAGGCAGCAGGCCACCACCACAGGGGTATAAGCAAGCTAAGAGAGTGGACATCCTTAGAAAGGAAGTTCtgagtcaggcacagtggctcctgcctgtaattccaacactgagaggctgacatgggagaattgtttgaggccagggatttgagaccagcctgagtaacaaagcatgaccctgtctctgtgaaaataaaaataattagccgggcatggtgttgcatgactgtagtcccagctactcaggaggctgaggtgagaggatcacgtgagcccaggagtttgaggctacagtaagccatgatcacaccactgcactccagcctcggtggcagagtgagaccctgactcaagagaaaaaaaagagagagaggagagaaggaaaggaagaaggaattgaagaaaagaaggaaggagagagagagaggaaggaaggaaggaaggaaggaaggaaggaaggaaggaaggaaggaaggaaggaaggaaggaaggaaggaaggaaggaaggttggtTCTGGAAGATCACCAGGGAGGGAACCGGCACCAGGGGACCCCTCATTTCTGCACCCCTTCCGAGCATGAGCCACACACCCAGACAGAAGCTGAGGATTGGCCATGAAGAAGGCAGAGACCCACCCTCAAAGATGTAGAGGGGgaaaaatagtaaacaaataCTTTAACAAATGCACTGCAGCTTGTGATTAAtgcatgaaagaaagaaaagagcatcAGGAAGGGGACTATGGAATGATGCTTCAGATGGGATGGCCCACATAGTGACCAAAACTGGTGAGAGGAAGAGTTAGAGACAGATAAGAAAAGCCAGAGAGCTATATATGAGGTCCAAGCCTTGGCTAAAGGCCCCTCGGACTCCCTGGAGCCACCTGCACAACCGTGTGCTTCTTTGGGAGTCATCAACGACTCTAAGGGGCCTTTGACCACCCAAAGGATGAAGACCATTCTGGGCTCAGTTATATCTTCATGGCACTACTCCTTCCTCCTATGACCCCTTCTCCATCCCTGGGGACCCACCATAAATGTCCTCGCCTCTGCACAGCCTGACTTCAGTGGCCCCCTGTGCATTCCTGATGCTTAATGTCACATTGGGTTATACTCATGCTGAAGAGCTAAAATAAATGCTtatctacgtgtgtgtgtgtgtctctgtgtgtgtctcacCTGGTTTAGTGAACAGGGGACAAGCACATAGATGTCCCTCGGTCCAGCACCACACAGGCACCAATAGGTGCCCCATGCCCATTTGATAAAGAGCTATGAATCCAATTTCACAGGGCACTGGAATCAGAGCTCgagagcagggaggggagggggagctaGTGTTTCATAAATGTTTACTGTACTGGGCATACCTCATGCCAAGCCACACAAGCCAAAGTTGCCAGTAGGTCTCATCACCACCAGCTGGAGGTGAAGCCCCTTCTTCACCCAAATCAAAGCTTTTACCCTTCCTGCCATACCATACAGGCATTTTATATAGGCTAGAACCAAAAATGTCTGTATGTGCAGGGGCAACTGGGAGCATATTTTGGGAGGCAGGGATGAACGGGGGTTGGGGTAAGTGTGGAAAGCTTTCAGTGCTAGACATGGAATTTGTATTAAATCAACTGAGCAAAAAAAAAGGTGTTAAATCAGGGACCAGGAGACCACCTGCTTCACTGCAAATTCTCTGTGCTGCGAAGAAAAGGAAACCACTATCAGTGATTCAGAAAAGGTGAGAGACACATAATCATAGCAGTCCCATTGTGTCACTCCAGGGGGTGCCTATGAATAGGGCCATACACGGCCTCTGCCAGTAATTTGATGGCACTTCATAATCCATCTGTCTTTTCGTTGTGGGAACTGCAAGAACAAGTGTTGACCATTGAACTCAACAACTCAACTCTGACAATTGTGTTAGCCCGTGAAGGGGAGGTCATGAAAGCTGGGAAGTATCAACAGCAGAGCAGCTCTGGAGCAAGACTGTTTGTTTTTGTGCCTTAGGTTTCTATGTCCTAGCATGCTGCATAAAgtccctggcctcagtttcttcaccatAAGATGGGGATGATGGATGTCTGGTACAAGAAAGCACTGCATGAACAGGAGCTATTGTCATCCTGAGCTGCACGGTGGCTCGTTACTGCCAAGGGCAGAGGCTGGAGAGCCTCTGGGGTGGTACAGTCACACGGGCACTTCCATCATCTGCTCTTCTCAATCCTGCCTTCATGCAATGTGCTGCTTACTCACCAGCAGCTGAAAATTGGGCAATCGATGCTCTGAAAAACAATACAAGAGTCAAGGGCAAAGTCAAACTTTCAAAGGGAAGAAATGCTGCAATCCAGGGACACCTCAGAAAGGAAGTTGTTTTtcacatgggggaaaaaaaacaaggtGATGTTTTGCTTATGTTCCATGATCAACACAGGGGATGATGTAAATCTGTGCAAAGGCCCAACGTGCTGCCCTTATCTCCCAAGCTGATGAAGGGCACCGCTTGGCAAACTCAtgggaaagtttgaaaaaatAGCTCACGCCCACACTCCCCACTAATCAAAGTGGAAAAGTCACCTAGCTCTTGTCACGTCAACAAAACCCAGTTTCTAAACACAGGAGGAGGACAAATGTGTCCAGGCAAGAGCCTAAGGGGCCCTGTCAGAAGACCAGGGTCTGAATCTCAGTGTTGGTAGTGGAAGCCGAGGCCATCCTGAAGCATTTGCATTCAGGGTGCTGTGGGTTGGGTGAAAAAGGGCAGGTGCTCTTCATCTTCATTCTGTTGTGCTTCCCCCACATCAAGGCTGCTCAGGCCACAGACCCCTCCTAACCACTTACCTCTGTGTAAAGTGGGGTGGTTTAGACCAGGGTCACTCACTAATTGGCATTTCTACCTAGATGAGTAGAAAGGCCCATCCCCAGGCCCTACACCAACCCCAGACTCTGGCCTCTGGGGGCACATGCCATACTCTGTTACTTGGCAAGCCCCCTAGGAGAATCTGTTGTATGCTCAACTCTGAGGCCATGAGTTCACAAAGCACTTCTGGGCCCGCACTTACACAAGAAAAGTCCATAAGAAGTGAGAGATTAGGGTAATGGATACATTTGAGGGAAGAAGTGAAGAGGCAGAGCTATCATTGCTGTAGCTGGGTGGTGAGGGCCTGGGTGGTGGAGGGAAATGAGGAGGAGCCACCAGGACACCAGAGTTCCCTGTTGCTCACTCCCAGGAGACACATGCATCTCATTCCCCCAAGAATCTTTGCCACCCATATACAAACTAAGATGATTTGGTAGATGACACTTACCTGGACCATGCATGGGCTTCAGGAAAGTCACGACTCTACTACGTTAGGCATGGTGTTGTTTGATTAACCCTGAATTCACTAGATTGTGGGAAGTGTCCATCATTTTGATGAGGTGAAAATCCCATACCAGGTTGGCCCCGTGAACTCACCCCATGAACCCCATGGGGATTCTCTCAGCAAGAAACCTCAGTGTGCTTGTGAGGCCATCAGTCCAACGCAAACACCGGGGCTGCCACTCACCCAATCCAATCCACAATAGGTCACCCCACAGGggcagcatgcctggctaatttttgtacttttagtagagatggggtttcaccttgttggccaggctggtctcaaactcctgacctcaagtgatctgcctgcctcggcctcccaaaatgttgggattacaggtatgagccactgcgcccagtagGTACAGTAATTTTAAACCAATACTGTGTTAGGTTATTTTGTACTTAGTTGATTATTAATGAAGTTTATagttaatatggtttggctctgtgtctccacccaaatctcatgtaaaGTTGTAATTCCCACTGTTGGAGGACAGGCCTGGTGGGATgtaattggatcatgagggcagtttctaattgtttaacaccatccccctaATGCTgcttgtttgaaagtgtgtagttCCTCCTCCCCACCACTCTGCCAGGTGAAGATGGTgcttgctccccctttgccttctgccatgactgtaagtttcctgaggtctccccagaagcagaagcctgttcAACCCACAGAACCATGAAgagattaaacctcttttctttataaattacccagtttcacgtatttctttatagcagcatgagaatgaagtaatacagaaaattggtgcCAGGAGtgaggcattgctataaagatatctgaaaatgtggaaaagcaATCCAAAGATTACTTTGGAACTGGGAAAGGGGCAGAgattgaaacagtttggagggctcagaagaaaacagaagatgagggaaagtttagaacttcctaaaG
This Macaca mulatta isolate MMU2019108-1 chromosome 3, T2T-MMU8v2.0, whole genome shotgun sequence DNA region includes the following protein-coding sequences:
- the IGFBP1 gene encoding insulin-like growth factor-binding protein 1; the protein is MGHRPPPPAQRASAPVCCPRLEMSEVPVARVWLVLLLLTVQVGVTASAPWQCAPCSAEKLALCPPVPALCSEVTRSAGCGCCPMCALPLGAACGVATARCARGLSCRALPGEQQPLHALTRGQGACVQDSDASASNAEAAGSPESPESTEITEEELLDNFHLMAPSEEDHSTLWDAIGTYDSSKAVHVTNVKKWKEPCRIELYRVVESLTKAQETSGEDISKFYLPNCNKNGFYHSRQCETSLAGEERLCWCVYPWNGKRIPGSPEIRGDPNCQTYFNVQN